From the Dama dama isolate Ldn47 chromosome 24, ASM3311817v1, whole genome shotgun sequence genome, one window contains:
- the LOC133046269 gene encoding acyl-CoA-binding domain-containing protein 6-like: MASSFLPSGATTGDSGGELSSGDDSGDVESLQSPEIEASRSLAELFEKAAAHLQGLVHVASREQLLYLYARYKQVKVGNCNTPKPGFFDFEGKQKWEAWKALGDSSPSQAMQEYIAVVKKLDPSWNPQSPEKKGKEANTGFGGPVVSSLYHEEIIREEDKDIFDYCRENNIDHITKVIKTKNMDVNMKDAEGRTLLHWACDRGHKELVTVLLQYRADINYQDNEGQTALHYAAACEFLDIVELLLQSGADSTLRDQDGCLPEEVTGCKAVTLMLQQHTTGKA, encoded by the coding sequence ATGGCCTCGTCATTCCTGCCCTCGGGGGCCACCACGGGCGACAGTGGCGGAGAGCTGAGCTCGGGGGACGACTCCGGGGATGTGGAATCCCTCCAGAGCCCGGAGATCGAGGCAtccaggagcctggcagagctGTTTGAGAAGGCTGCAGCGCATCTCCAAGGCCTGGTGCACGTGGCCAGCAGGGAGCAGCTCTTGTACCTGTATGCCAGGTACAAGCAGGTCAAAGTTGGAAATTGCAATACACCTAAACCAGGCTTCTTTGACTTTGAAGGAAAGCAAAAATGGGAAGCGTGGAAAGCGCTTGGTGATTCAAGCCCCAGCCAAGCAATGCAAGAATATATTGCTGTCGTTAAAAAATTAGATCCAAGTTGGAATCCTCAGTcaccagagaagaaaggaaaagaagcaaataCGGGTTTTGGTGGGCCAGTTGTTAGTTCTCTGTATCACGAAGAAATCATCAGGGAAGAAGACAAAGACATATTTGATTACTGCAGGGAAAACAACATTGACCATATAACCAAagtcatcaaaacaaaaaacatggatGTGAATATGAAGGATGCAGAGGGCAGAACTCTACTCCACTGGGCTTGTGATCGAGGACATAAGGAACTAGTCACAGTCTTGCTACAATATAGAGCTGATATTAACTATCAGGACAATGAAGGTCAAACAGCTCTACATTATGCTGCTGCCTGTGAGTTTTTGGACATTGTGGAGCTGCTGCTCCAGTCCGGGGCCGACTCCACACTCCGAGACCAGGACGGCTGCCTGCCAGAGGAGGTGACAGGGTGCAAAGCAGTTACTTTGATGTTACAGCAGCACACGACAGGCAAGGCTTAA